The sequence below is a genomic window from Streptomyces sp. NBC_00289.
GCTCGCGACGATCACGCTGAACCGCCCCGAGGCGATGAACGCGCTGGACATCGCCACCAAGGTCGCCTTCCGTGACGCGGTACGGTCCGCGGCGGCCGACGACGCCGTACGGGCGGTGCTGCTGACCGCCGCCGGGGATCGGGCCTTCTGCGTGGGCCAGGACCTGAAGGAGCACATCGGGCTGCTGGCCGCCGACCGGGAGGCGGGCACGGGGCAGACCATGACCACGGTGCGCGAGCACTACAACCCGATCGTGCGGGCGCTGACGGGCATGGCCAAGCCCGTGGTGGCCGGCGTGAACGGTGTCGCGGCCGGGGCCGGCTTCGGTTTCGCGCTGGCCGCGGACTACCGGGTCGTGGCGGACACGGCGGCCTTCAACACCTCGTTCGCGGGCGTGGCGCTGACCGCCGACTCGGGGGTCTCCTGGACGCTGCCGCGGGTCGTGGGCCCGGGGCGCGCCGCCGACCTCCTGCTCTTCCCGCGGAGCATCAAGGCGCAGGAGGCCTACGACCTCGGCATCGCGAACCGTCTGGTGCCGGCGGCCGAGCTGCGCGCCGAGGCCGAGAAGGTGGCGCGGGCGCTGGCCGAGGGGCCGACGGTGGCGTACGCGGCGATCAAGGAGGCGGTGGCCCACGGGCTGTCCCACTCCCTGGAGGAGACCCTCGACAAGGAGGACGAGCTCCAGGCACGGGCGGGCGCGTCCGAGGACCACGCGATCGCCGTCCGCGCGTTCGTGAACAAGGAGAAGCCGAAGTACCTGGGGCGCTGAGCGCCGGCCGGGCCGCTCAGGCCCGCCTCGCCACGCAGTCCGCCAGGTGGTCGTCGACCAGACCGCACGCCTGCATCAGCGCGTACGCGGTCGTGGGGCCGACGAAGCGCAGGCCCCGCTTCTTGAGGGCCTTGGACAGGGCCGTCGACTCGGGCGTGATCGCCGGGACGTCCCCGAGGGCCTTCGGGGCCGGGCCCGGGGCGGGCGCGTGGGACCAGATCAGCTCGTCCAGCTCGCCCGGAGCCCAGTCGGCCAGCACGCGCGCGTTGGCGAGGGTCGCGTCGACCTTGGCGCGGTTGCGGATGATGCCGGCGTCGGCGAGGAGGCGCTCCCGGTCGTCGTCGGTGAAGACGGCGACCGAGGCGATCCGGAAACCGGCGAAGGCGGTGCGGAAGCCGGGGCGGCGGCGCAGGATCGTGATCCAGGACAGGCCGGACTGGAAGGCCTCCAGGCTGAGCCGCTCGAACAGGGCGTCGTCGCCGTGGACCGGACGGCCCCACTCCTCGTCGTGGTACGTCACGTACTCCGCGGCCGACAGGGCCCAGGGACAGCGCAGCGCGCCGTCCGGGCCGGCAAGGGCGGTGCCGTCGGTCACTGCTGGTCCTCCGGGGCGTGCCACTGCCGGTGGTCCTGGGCGGGCTTCTCCATGGAGACGTGGTCCGGGGCCCGCGCGCCGGCCAGTGCGGACTCCAGGTCGGCGATGCGGGCGTCACGCTCGGCGAGTTCGGCGCCGAGGCGGCCGAGGGCGTCGTCGACGTCGGCCATGCGGTAGCCGCGGGCGGCGAGCGGGAAACGCAGGCTCTCCACGTCCGCGTGGTTCACCGGGCGGTCGAGGGGCAGAGGGTCCTGCAGCCGCTCGGGGGCGGCCTCCGGCAGCGGCGCGTCGCCCCCGCCGCCGCCCACCACGGCGAGCGTCACCGCGGCGACGACCACGGCGAGCGCGACGACCAGGAACAAGAACATAACCATCGCTGGGTCCCCTCGAATGTGTCAGGGGACGATCGTGCCATGCGAGGCTGACAGTCAGGGCCGCAGGCGGCCGAAGACCAGCACGTACCAGGAGAGGTCACAGGGGATGCTCAGGCTGGGCAGGCGCGAATTCGAGGCGCACGAGCCGGTGATCATGGCGATCGTGAACCGGACCCCGGACTCCTTCTACGACCGGGGGGCCACCTTTCTCGACGAGCCCGCCCTCGCGCGCGTGGAGCAGGCGGTGGCGGAGGGCGCGGCGATCATCGACATCGGCGGCGTGAAGGCGGGGCCGGGCGAAGAGGTGACGGCCGAGGAGGAGGCGCGGCGGACCGTCGGGTTCGTCGCGGAGGTGCGGCGCCGTTTCCCCGACGTCGTGATCAGCGTGGACACCTGGCGGCACGAGGTCGGTGAGGCCGTGTGCGAGGCGGGAGCCGACCTGCTGAACGACGCGTGGGGCGGCGTCGATCCGCGGCTCGCGGAGGTCGCCGCGCGGTACGGGGCGGGCCTGGTGTGCACGCACGCGGGCGGCGCCGAGCCGCGGACCCGGCCGCACCGGGTGGCGTACGACGACGTCATGGCCGACATCCTCCGGGTGACCGTGGGGCTGGCCGAGCGGGCGGTGTCGCTGGGGGTGCCCCGGGAGTCGGTGCTGATCGATCCGGGGCACGACTTCGGGAAGAGCACCCGGCACAGCCTGGAGGCGACGCGGCGGCTGGAGGAGATGGTGGTGACGGGGTGGCCGGTGCTGGTGTCCCTGTCCAACAAGGACTTCGTCGGGGAGACGCTGGACAAGCCGGTGAAGGAGCGGGTGCTGGGCACGCTGGCGACGACGGCGGTGTCCGCGTGGCTCGGGGCGCAGGTGTACCGGGTGCACGAGGTGGCGGAGACGCGGCAGGTGCTCGACATGGTGGCGTCGATCGCGGGGCACCGGCCGCCGGCCGTGGCGCGGCGGGGGCTGGCGTAAGGTCTTCCCGCCCTGCCCCCGCCGGCTCTGCTTCCCTCCCGGGGCCCCGCCCCTGAGTCCGCGCTTTCAGACGCGGGCGGGGCCGATCAGCGCCCCGCCTCCTTCGACACCAGGGCCACCGCCTCGTCCACGTCGTCCGTGACGTGGAAGAGCAGGAGGTCCTTCTCCGCGGCCTTGCCCTGCGCGACCAGCGTGTTCTTCAGCCAGTCGATCAGGCCGCCCCAGTACGCGCTGCCGAACAGGACGATGGGGAAGCGGGTGACCTTCTGGGTCTGGACCAGGGTGAGGGCCTCGAAGAGTTCGTCGAGCGTCCCCAGCCCGCCGGGCAGGACCACGAAGCCCTGGGCGTACTTCACGAACATCATCTTCCGGACGAAGAAGTAGCGGAAGTTGAGGCCGATGTCGACGTACGGGTTCAGTCCCTGCTCGAACGGCAGCTCGATGCCGAGGCCGACCGAGGTGCCCTTCGCCTCGCAGGCGCCCTTGTTGGCGGCTTCCATCGCGCCGGGACCGCCGCCGGTGATCACCGCGAACCCGGCCTCGACCAGGCCGCGGCCCAGCCGGACGCCCGCCTCGTACTCGGGCGAGTCCACCGGGGTCCGCGCCGAGCCGAACACGCTGATGGCGGCGGGGAGTTCGGCCAGGGTGCCGAAGCCCTCGATGAACTCCGACTGGATGCGCAGCACCCGCCAGGGGTCCGTGTGGACCCAGTCCGACGGGCCGCCCGCGTCCAGCAGGCGCTGGTCCGTCGTGCTCGCCTGCACCTGATCGCGCCGTCGGAGAACCGGCCCCAGGCGCTGCTCCTCCG
It includes:
- a CDS encoding enoyl-CoA hydratase/isomerase family protein: MADTVLYEVNDGLATITLNRPEAMNALDIATKVAFRDAVRSAAADDAVRAVLLTAAGDRAFCVGQDLKEHIGLLAADREAGTGQTMTTVREHYNPIVRALTGMAKPVVAGVNGVAAGAGFGFALAADYRVVADTAAFNTSFAGVALTADSGVSWTLPRVVGPGRAADLLLFPRSIKAQEAYDLGIANRLVPAAELRAEAEKVARALAEGPTVAYAAIKEAVAHGLSHSLEETLDKEDELQARAGASEDHAIAVRAFVNKEKPKYLGR
- a CDS encoding DNA-3-methyladenine glycosylase I, with protein sequence MTDGTALAGPDGALRCPWALSAAEYVTYHDEEWGRPVHGDDALFERLSLEAFQSGLSWITILRRRPGFRTAFAGFRIASVAVFTDDDRERLLADAGIIRNRAKVDATLANARVLADWAPGELDELIWSHAPAPGPAPKALGDVPAITPESTALSKALKKRGLRFVGPTTAYALMQACGLVDDHLADCVARRA
- a CDS encoding DivIVA domain-containing protein; protein product: MFLFLVVALAVVVAAVTLAVVGGGGGDAPLPEAAPERLQDPLPLDRPVNHADVESLRFPLAARGYRMADVDDALGRLGAELAERDARIADLESALAGARAPDHVSMEKPAQDHRQWHAPEDQQ
- the folP gene encoding dihydropteroate synthase, which produces MLRLGRREFEAHEPVIMAIVNRTPDSFYDRGATFLDEPALARVEQAVAEGAAIIDIGGVKAGPGEEVTAEEEARRTVGFVAEVRRRFPDVVISVDTWRHEVGEAVCEAGADLLNDAWGGVDPRLAEVAARYGAGLVCTHAGGAEPRTRPHRVAYDDVMADILRVTVGLAERAVSLGVPRESVLIDPGHDFGKSTRHSLEATRRLEEMVVTGWPVLVSLSNKDFVGETLDKPVKERVLGTLATTAVSAWLGAQVYRVHEVAETRQVLDMVASIAGHRPPAVARRGLA
- a CDS encoding TIGR00730 family Rossman fold protein → MATGNPEGKKQPPEEQRLGPVLRRRDQVQASTTDQRLLDAGGPSDWVHTDPWRVLRIQSEFIEGFGTLAELPAAISVFGSARTPVDSPEYEAGVRLGRGLVEAGFAVITGGGPGAMEAANKGACEAKGTSVGLGIELPFEQGLNPYVDIGLNFRYFFVRKMMFVKYAQGFVVLPGGLGTLDELFEALTLVQTQKVTRFPIVLFGSAYWGGLIDWLKNTLVAQGKAAEKDLLLFHVTDDVDEAVALVSKEAGR